A genomic window from Salvia hispanica cultivar TCC Black 2014 chromosome 5, UniMelb_Shisp_WGS_1.0, whole genome shotgun sequence includes:
- the LOC125187911 gene encoding calmodulin, translating to MADQLTDEQISEFKEAFSLFDKDGDGCITTKELGTVMRSLGQNPTEAELQDMINEVDADGNGTIDFPEFLNLMARKMKDTDSEEELKEAFRVFDKDQNGFISAAELRHVMTNLGEKLTDEEVDEMIREADVDGDGQINYEEFVKVMMAK from the exons ATGGCGGATCAGTTGACTGACGAACAGATCTCTGAGTTCAAGGAGGCCTTTAGCCTTTTCGACAAGGATGGCGATG GTTGCATTACCACAAAGGAGCTTGGAACTGTAATGAGGTCCCTAGGTCAGAATCCCACTGAGGCTGAGCTCCAAGACATGATTAACGAGGTGGATGCTGATGGTAATGGAACCATTGACTTCCCCGAGTTCTTGAACCTGATGGCGAGGAAAATGAAGGACACTGACTCAGAGGAGGAGCTAAAAGAGGCATTCCGTGTGTTTGACAAGGATCAGAATGGCTTCATCTCTGCTGCTGAGCTGCGCCATGTGATGACAAACCTCGGGGAGAAGCTGACTGACGAGGAAGTTGATGAGATGATCAGGGAAGCTGATGTTGATGGCGATGGACAGATCAACTACGAAGAATTTGTCAAGGTGATGATGGCCAAATGA